The Pyrobaculum sp. 3827-6 genome has a segment encoding these proteins:
- a CDS encoding ATP-binding protein, translated as MLFRDRPAERLEELFDREREVRRLVEALGGRALTLVLGMRRVGKTSVVKAATYGRLRVYIDARVFEERPYISYDDFLNALRDELRRLLPLHKRLAELVARVRGVSVAGVDVRFDVGRNAPRLAELLEAFDQWAGERGERLIFIIDEAQELVKLRGRTLLPALGYAYDHLRNVAMVFTGSKAGLLLRFLRLEDPHSPLFGRYAERIDIGPFPPELSARFLEEGFRQAGAEIGRDLVERAVELLDGVVGWLAYFGLRALKSPGTALDETVEYAKRLAASEFCHFVQYTGSRRYIHVAKICRQGARWSDVKRYLTAAEGREVSDPEVTKLLTNLVNYGFLEKRGDLYVVADPALRLALGDLRC; from the coding sequence ATGTTGTTTAGAGACAGGCCTGCGGAGCGGCTGGAGGAGCTTTTCGACAGAGAGAGGGAGGTGAGGCGGCTGGTGGAGGCGTTGGGCGGCAGGGCTCTTACCCTGGTGCTGGGGATGAGGCGGGTGGGGAAGACTTCGGTGGTTAAGGCGGCGACTTACGGCCGCCTGCGGGTGTACATAGACGCGAGGGTGTTCGAGGAGAGGCCCTACATATCCTACGACGACTTTCTAAACGCGCTGAGGGACGAGCTTAGGCGGCTCCTGCCTCTGCACAAGAGGCTGGCTGAGCTCGTGGCGAGGGTCAGGGGTGTATCCGTGGCCGGCGTAGATGTTAGATTCGATGTGGGGCGGAACGCGCCGCGGCTCGCCGAGTTGCTGGAGGCTTTTGACCAGTGGGCTGGGGAGAGGGGGGAGAGACTGATCTTCATAATCGACGAGGCGCAGGAGCTGGTTAAGCTCAGGGGCAGGACTCTGCTCCCGGCGCTGGGCTACGCCTACGACCACCTCCGCAACGTTGCGATGGTGTTCACAGGCTCCAAAGCCGGGCTGTTGCTGAGGTTTCTCCGGCTGGAGGACCCCCACAGCCCCCTCTTCGGGAGGTACGCCGAGAGGATTGACATCGGCCCCTTTCCGCCGGAGCTCTCGGCGAGGTTTCTAGAGGAGGGGTTTAGACAGGCGGGGGCGGAGATCGGGAGGGACCTCGTCGAGAGGGCAGTGGAGCTCCTCGACGGGGTGGTGGGCTGGCTGGCGTACTTCGGCCTCAGAGCCTTGAAAAGCCCCGGGACGGCGCTTGACGAGACTGTGGAGTACGCCAAGAGGCTGGCGGCATCGGAGTTCTGCCACTTCGTCCAGTACACAGGATCGCGGAGGTACATCCACGTGGCTAAGATCTGCAGACAAGGCGCCAGGTGGTCCGACGTGAAGCGCTACCTCACCGCCGCGGAGGGCCGGGAGGTCTCAGACCCCGAGGTCACCAAGTTGCTCACCAACCTGGTGAACTACGGCTTCTTGGAGAAAAGAGGCGATTTATACGTAGTGGCGGACCCCGCCCTCAGGCTGGCCCTGGGGGATCTGCGTTGCTAG
- a CDS encoding SPFH domain-containing protein, with protein MLLQAEIVWGIAALLTAVVVIAVLATSIRVVPEFMRLVVFRLGRLVGLRGPGLVFLIPVVDQAYPVDLREQVIDVTKQTCITKDNAPVDIDLLIYLKVVDPEKVITQVQNFKQAAVGIATTTLRAVVGDIELDEVLAKREYINSVLRAKLDEVTARWGVKVTAVEIREIIPPSTVQSAMVKQIAAERERRAMIAQADGEKQAAILRAEGQKQSAILQAEGERQAAILRAEGQAKALELLNEAASKLGPNALLLQYLEALKNMASSPSTKIVVPMELLSHLQHILKGER; from the coding sequence ATGCTACTGCAGGCGGAGATTGTCTGGGGCATCGCGGCGCTGTTGACTGCCGTCGTCGTGATCGCCGTCCTCGCCACCTCCATACGCGTGGTGCCGGAGTTTATGAGGCTGGTGGTCTTCCGCCTCGGGCGCCTCGTCGGGCTGAGGGGGCCTGGTCTGGTGTTCCTCATCCCCGTCGTCGACCAGGCCTACCCCGTGGATCTCAGGGAGCAGGTCATCGACGTGACGAAGCAGACGTGCATCACTAAGGACAACGCGCCGGTGGACATCGACCTCCTCATATACCTAAAGGTGGTGGACCCGGAGAAGGTTATCACACAGGTGCAGAATTTTAAGCAGGCGGCCGTGGGGATAGCCACGACGACGCTTAGAGCCGTTGTGGGCGACATAGAGCTGGACGAGGTCCTCGCCAAGAGGGAGTACATCAACTCCGTGCTCAGGGCTAAGCTGGACGAGGTCACGGCGAGGTGGGGGGTGAAGGTGACTGCGGTGGAGATTAGGGAGATCATCCCGCCGTCGACGGTGCAGTCGGCGATGGTGAAGCAGATAGCCGCCGAGAGGGAGAGGAGGGCTATGATCGCCCAGGCAGACGGCGAGAAGCAAGCCGCGATTCTGAGGGCGGAGGGTCAGAAGCAGTCCGCCATCCTCCAGGCGGAGGGGGAGCGCCAGGCGGCTATCCTCAGAGCAGAGGGCCAGGCGAAGGCGCTTGAACTGCTTAACGAAGCCGCCTCTAAGCTGGGGCCGAACGCCCTGTTGCTCCAGTACCTAGAGGCGCTTAAGAACATGGCCTCCTCCCCGTCGACGAAGATCGTAGTGCCCATGGAGTTGCTTAGCCACCTCCAGCACATCCTAAAGGGGGAGCGCTAG
- a CDS encoding nodulation protein NfeD — protein MGRWLGLLLLLAAHAAAGGAAVALYLDGTVDGTAASLARSALAEAERLGVPLVVVLDTYGGFLGPMDQIVEMFLNAGVPVYAYVPEGAKAVSAGAFIAMAAKRIYMAPTAEIGAAEPRPPDPKVVNYAAARMRSLASAKWNDSRVDVAESFVRQNRVLTGAEAVKLGIAEPPPPEGWSFAAVYRRDPLARLLNALSDPALISLMILLGVVLIGYELVAAGFQGVGVVGGVLLALALYLVGQLGADLLSLLLALAGAALIVGEMVAGHGALAASGLALFALSLYFAGSGQPYYQSQGASYAAAGLAAVGAVAVAYVGYKVRQALKRRPLDYRSQLMGARGVAKTEIGPGQPGVVYVAGEEWTAVSDEAVERGAEVVVVEVEGLTLKVKKVVK, from the coding sequence GTGGGCAGGTGGCTGGGGTTGCTTCTCCTCCTCGCGGCGCACGCGGCGGCCGGGGGGGCGGCGGTGGCCCTCTACCTCGACGGGACTGTGGACGGCACGGCGGCGTCGCTGGCTAGGTCCGCGCTGGCTGAGGCGGAGAGGCTCGGGGTGCCTCTCGTGGTGGTGTTGGACACCTACGGGGGGTTCCTCGGCCCCATGGACCAGATCGTGGAGATGTTTCTAAACGCCGGGGTGCCGGTGTACGCCTACGTGCCGGAGGGGGCCAAGGCGGTGTCGGCGGGCGCCTTCATAGCCATGGCGGCTAAGCGCATCTACATGGCGCCGACGGCTGAGATAGGCGCGGCGGAGCCCAGGCCCCCGGACCCGAAGGTGGTGAACTACGCCGCGGCTAGGATGAGGTCCCTGGCCTCCGCCAAGTGGAACGACTCCCGCGTCGACGTCGCGGAGTCATTTGTGAGGCAGAACAGGGTGCTCACCGGCGCGGAGGCCGTGAAGCTCGGCATCGCCGAGCCGCCGCCTCCCGAGGGCTGGAGCTTCGCGGCTGTGTACAGGCGGGACCCGCTGGCGAGGTTGCTCAACGCCCTGTCGGACCCGGCCCTCATCTCGCTTATGATCCTGCTGGGTGTCGTGCTCATCGGCTACGAGCTGGTGGCCGCGGGGTTCCAGGGGGTGGGCGTGGTGGGCGGCGTTCTCCTCGCCCTGGCCCTCTACCTCGTGGGCCAGCTGGGGGCCGACCTCCTCTCTCTTCTCCTCGCCCTGGCCGGCGCGGCGCTTATCGTGGGGGAGATGGTGGCCGGCCACGGGGCCCTGGCCGCCTCGGGCCTGGCCCTCTTTGCCCTTTCGCTGTACTTCGCGGGGAGCGGCCAGCCCTACTACCAGTCCCAGGGGGCGTCATACGCCGCGGCGGGCCTAGCCGCGGTTGGGGCGGTGGCTGTGGCGTACGTGGGGTACAAGGTGAGGCAGGCTTTGAAGAGGCGTCCTCTGGACTACCGTAGCCAGCTGATGGGGGCGAGGGGGGTGGCCAAGACGGAGATAGGGCCGGGGCAGCCGGGGGTTGTGTACGTGGCCGGGGAGGAGTGGACGGCTGTGTCTGACGAGGCCGTGGAGAGGGGGGCGGAGGTGGTTGTGGTGGAGGTGGAGGGCCTCACCCTTAAAGTTAAAAAAGTGGTGAAATAG
- a CDS encoding LAGLIDADG family homing endonuclease, whose product MGNLGIDGLWHKDAINCAEEWRSYLSESCDDLITKLRQALMQVPRVISRGKRTLFDYGDVKISTDGKVTILKVKGQNELATKLKKLKGTANISSDFKYSYLLGWLASDAYIEDIYVKVGTTQFWQLSKLTKLFNLINIRIKGFSLTKKGLKPIVEIYWRLDTSWWNVTVREAVSALNSNPLIQRAISAINSRLDVSNFLSDWNRRARRYVSASLLNKSERDFGAFMLGLIEGDGHVNEKYSYVSITIGDEKLAIILVALMWKFGFTPRIYRRRRYYLLNIYKRQLRKLVTIIPPELLTDSPKAEN is encoded by the coding sequence ATGGGCAATTTAGGTATAGATGGCCTATGGCATAAGGACGCGATCAATTGTGCTGAAGAGTGGAGAAGTTACCTTAGCGAATCCTGCGATGATCTCATTACAAAGCTAAGGCAAGCCCTAATGCAGGTTCCTAGAGTTATCAGCCGGGGGAAAAGAACCTTGTTTGATTATGGCGATGTAAAGATATCTACAGATGGAAAGGTCACTATACTAAAAGTAAAAGGTCAGAATGAGTTAGCAACAAAGCTTAAGAAATTAAAAGGTACTGCAAATATCTCCTCGGATTTCAAATATTCATACCTGCTTGGATGGCTTGCTTCAGATGCCTATATTGAGGATATTTATGTCAAAGTCGGCACTACGCAATTTTGGCAATTATCGAAATTAACTAAATTATTTAATCTAATAAATATTAGAATAAAAGGCTTTAGCCTCACTAAAAAGGGACTGAAACCAATTGTAGAGATATACTGGCGCCTTGACACAAGCTGGTGGAATGTCACAGTACGGGAAGCGGTATCAGCTCTAAATTCAAATCCACTAATACAAAGGGCTATTAGTGCTATAAACAGCAGGTTAGATGTAAGCAACTTTCTCTCTGATTGGAATAGAAGAGCTAGAAGATATGTTTCAGCCTCACTACTTAACAAAAGCGAAAGAGATTTCGGCGCCTTCATGTTGGGATTAATAGAAGGCGACGGCCACGTAAATGAAAAATACAGTTACGTCTCTATTACCATTGGCGATGAAAAATTGGCAATAATACTAGTAGCGCTTATGTGGAAATTCGGGTTTACCCCAAGAATATATAGACGTAGAAGATACTACTTGCTTAATATTTATAAACGACAACTTCGCAAACTCGTGACAATCATACCCCCAGAATTGCTTACAGATTCACCCAAAGCTGAAAATTAG
- a CDS encoding PaREP1 family protein yields the protein MAVTISPPVAEVLKKAAGDKDLEEFLLTLVAERLDPPERVEAYLKLHEKFLREAEELYQKGDLVQAGEKYWGAVAALLNALAEKRGWEHHSHRDYAVAVERLYEETRDRELVVGFRMAEGLHANYYHNFMRREGFELHREAVLKLVEKLKKFL from the coding sequence GTGGCAGTCACCATATCTCCCCCCGTGGCCGAGGTGCTGAAAAAAGCGGCAGGAGATAAAGATCTGGAGGAGTTCCTACTCACACTAGTCGCAGAGCGGCTCGATCCGCCAGAGCGCGTCGAGGCTTACCTCAAGCTTCATGAGAAGTTTTTGAGGGAGGCTGAGGAGCTGTATCAAAAGGGCGACTTGGTGCAGGCTGGTGAGAAGTACTGGGGCGCCGTAGCCGCTTTGCTAAACGCATTGGCGGAGAAGCGGGGCTGGGAGCACCACAGCCACAGAGACTACGCAGTCGCGGTAGAGAGGCTGTACGAAGAGACAAGAGACAGAGAGCTGGTGGTGGGGTTTAGAATGGCCGAGGGCCTCCACGCAAACTACTACCACAACTTCATGAGAAGAGAGGGGTTTGAACTGCACAGAGAGGCCGTATTGAAGCTTGTGGAGAAGCTGAAGAAATTCCTATAA
- a CDS encoding cyclase family protein: protein MYIDLTMELGPDTPVFLGYPKPAFIQWSKIDLHGYYSRVMYTPEHSATHVDSPAHFVPGARTVDQIPPEKFIGAFVALDFSDLPPRGQITLRAFEARLPRGADLGPGAVVLLRTGYDAYAGTDRWLEHPDISPELAEHLAKLGINAVGTDAPSPDHAPFEIHKILLAREVLIYENLTNLAAVVGKRGRFYGLPLVLSPHPIFIFPDSTSDVFPDSGRLSDFNSGKM from the coding sequence ATGTATATAGACTTGACGATGGAGCTGGGCCCCGACACGCCTGTCTTCCTCGGCTACCCCAAGCCGGCTTTCATCCAGTGGTCCAAGATAGACCTCCACGGCTACTACTCCCGCGTGATGTACACGCCAGAGCACTCAGCCACACACGTCGACTCCCCCGCCCACTTCGTGCCGGGGGCGAGGACAGTGGACCAGATACCCCCCGAGAAGTTCATCGGCGCCTTCGTCGCACTCGACTTCTCCGACCTGCCCCCCAGAGGCCAGATAACGCTGAGGGCATTCGAGGCCAGACTCCCCCGCGGCGCCGACCTCGGCCCCGGCGCCGTGGTCCTCCTCCGGACGGGGTACGACGCCTACGCCGGGACAGACCGCTGGCTGGAGCACCCCGACATATCGCCAGAGCTGGCTGAGCACCTAGCCAAGCTAGGCATAAACGCCGTGGGGACAGACGCCCCCTCCCCAGACCACGCCCCCTTCGAAATACACAAAATACTCCTCGCGAGGGAGGTTTTGATATACGAAAACCTCACAAACCTCGCCGCCGTCGTCGGCAAGAGAGGCCGCTTCTACGGCCTACCCCTAGTGCTATCCCCACACCCCATCTTCATTTTTCCTGACTCGACGTCGGATGTTTTTCCTGATTCAGGAAGATTGTCTGATTTTAACTCAGGTAAAATGTAG
- a CDS encoding transposase: MGYRTLVIKRRVEEIPPHQLTKFLEVQQKFQEWATEWYKSGFKAPLPQQNPLKYFATELKHALKLLPANGLKNGVWRVPLPFNAELRLDKNAGDNSRGVLVDLSEREVRIRKWSGERGNTIVIKLRKSEIKWIEERVKESAQLKFALAWVGRRRDSNIATFNVVLVFHREITPYQPKRLLVVDVNALHNGIVIATIEEDKVLQKGILRPDLGRIGRLEREIARLDSLCTTKGGAYCKKATEAKSRLWRLWRQWTIEAAKKIVKLAMQYKAAVVVDEPIDESIRGLKKGDRVKSNVKKYLNVGRLVKRLRELAEWYGVPYAELRLYSTICPRCGAKMEELPNRRVKCQCGFEANRDDVPIHWAQKRYREIIPLFSQHDFQPSHLHFT, translated from the coding sequence ATGGGCTACCGAACGCTGGTAATAAAGAGGAGAGTGGAAGAAATACCGCCGCATCAGCTGACCAAATTCCTAGAGGTGCAACAGAAGTTCCAGGAGTGGGCAACGGAGTGGTACAAGAGCGGATTCAAAGCACCGCTCCCACAGCAGAATCCACTGAAGTACTTCGCCACTGAGTTGAAACATGCGTTGAAGCTCTTGCCCGCGAATGGGCTTAAGAATGGCGTGTGGAGGGTGCCGCTTCCTTTCAACGCAGAGCTGAGGCTTGATAAAAACGCGGGCGACAACAGCCGCGGCGTCCTTGTAGATCTGTCAGAGAGGGAGGTTAGAATCAGGAAGTGGAGCGGCGAGAGAGGCAACACCATCGTGATTAAGCTGAGGAAGTCTGAGATCAAGTGGATTGAAGAAAGGGTGAAGGAGAGCGCCCAGCTGAAATTCGCCCTGGCGTGGGTAGGCAGGCGGCGGGACAGCAACATCGCCACTTTCAACGTGGTGCTTGTGTTCCACAGAGAAATTACGCCATACCAGCCCAAGAGGCTTCTCGTAGTCGACGTCAACGCCCTCCACAACGGCATAGTGATAGCCACCATAGAGGAAGATAAGGTGTTGCAGAAGGGCATCTTGAGGCCTGATCTCGGCCGCATCGGCCGCTTGGAGAGGGAGATCGCCAGGCTGGACTCCCTATGTACCACAAAAGGCGGCGCCTACTGCAAAAAGGCAACAGAGGCCAAGAGCCGCCTCTGGCGGCTGTGGAGGCAATGGACAATAGAGGCGGCAAAGAAGATCGTGAAGCTCGCTATGCAGTACAAAGCCGCCGTCGTAGTGGACGAGCCCATAGACGAATCTATACGGGGGCTGAAGAAAGGCGATAGGGTAAAGTCAAACGTCAAGAAGTATCTCAATGTGGGGAGGCTTGTGAAGAGGCTGAGGGAGCTTGCCGAGTGGTACGGGGTGCCCTACGCAGAGCTGAGGCTGTACTCCACCATTTGCCCCAGATGCGGAGCAAAGATGGAGGAGCTTCCGAACAGAAGGGTGAAATGTCAGTGCGGCTTTGAGGCCAACCGTGACGATGTGCCGATACATTGGGCACAGAAGAGGTACCGGGAAATAATCCCCCTTTTTTCCCAACACGACTTTCAACCCTCCCATCTACATTTTACCTGA
- a CDS encoding glycosyltransferase, whose protein sequence is MYAVVAHHYWGSPGGGQLVCAATAWSLDAMGYRPVLTGTFKFDPAKYREWYGIDLAKYSAVTLPISARAFGLWARLWVWRPAAKAIKKYKPDIVFIDEVTYKPLLKEKDFKLVEYIHFPFEVVVDPRFKGTGLAYGEDPYIMERYGRFPLNLYWKIFVKGLKRYMRENPFHAADAVLVNSKWTAEVAKMVYGERPAVLNPPLPPNVEIVEKPRPFEERKPWVVMLGRFSQEKRYHWVVTEVAPRLFKEVPEARLFIFGGAATPTLQAYKERVRLMAQNAGLKVAETLDADAQVYLIANAPRRLINEVMDQARAFLHATVNEHWGIAVAEAMARGLTPVVHKSGGTWTDLVEMGRYGMGYESSEEAVEALSKALLNGAVYPTWEKTKEVSLDHYVAKLRQYL, encoded by the coding sequence GTGTACGCAGTAGTAGCCCACCACTACTGGGGAAGCCCCGGGGGAGGACAGCTAGTCTGCGCCGCCACAGCCTGGTCCCTAGACGCTATGGGATACCGCCCTGTCCTCACCGGCACCTTCAAATTCGACCCGGCAAAATACCGCGAGTGGTACGGCATAGACCTCGCCAAGTACTCCGCCGTCACTCTCCCCATATCAGCCAGAGCCTTCGGCCTATGGGCCAGGCTGTGGGTGTGGCGCCCCGCCGCCAAAGCTATAAAGAAGTACAAGCCAGATATCGTGTTCATAGACGAAGTCACCTACAAGCCGCTCTTAAAGGAGAAGGACTTCAAGCTAGTGGAGTACATACACTTTCCCTTTGAGGTGGTGGTTGACCCCCGCTTCAAGGGCACCGGCTTGGCCTACGGCGAGGATCCCTACATAATGGAGCGCTACGGCAGATTCCCCCTAAACCTCTACTGGAAGATCTTCGTCAAGGGGCTCAAGAGGTACATGCGGGAGAACCCCTTCCACGCCGCCGACGCCGTGCTGGTAAACTCCAAGTGGACAGCCGAAGTAGCGAAGATGGTCTACGGCGAGAGGCCCGCCGTCCTGAACCCCCCGCTACCCCCAAACGTCGAGATCGTTGAGAAGCCCAGGCCCTTCGAGGAGAGGAAGCCGTGGGTCGTCATGCTGGGCCGCTTCAGCCAGGAGAAGAGGTACCACTGGGTAGTGACGGAGGTGGCCCCCCGCCTCTTCAAGGAGGTGCCCGAGGCCCGTCTCTTCATCTTCGGCGGGGCCGCCACGCCCACATTACAGGCGTACAAGGAGCGGGTGAGGCTGATGGCGCAAAACGCCGGGCTGAAGGTCGCCGAGACGCTGGACGCAGACGCCCAGGTCTATTTGATCGCCAACGCTCCCCGCCGCCTTATAAACGAGGTGATGGACCAGGCAAGGGCCTTCCTCCACGCCACGGTAAATGAGCACTGGGGCATCGCCGTCGCGGAGGCCATGGCTCGGGGATTGACGCCGGTTGTACACAAATCCGGCGGCACGTGGACAGACCTAGTGGAAATGGGGAGGTACGGCATGGGATACGAATCGTCGGAGGAAGCCGTCGAGGCGCTGTCAAAGGCCTTGCTCAACGGCGCGGTCTACCCGACTTGGGAAAAGACAAAAGAAGTCAGTCTCGATCACTACGTTGCGAAGCTCCGCCAGTATCTATGA
- a CDS encoding glycosyltransferase has protein sequence MNVPIVLSILYHSLDDSRGIAEERTPPWNYRAAWAITKYLKIPTIAIRPTELEQPVVKILNNVVVVLLPYHHLNIPLPKMVKSTIAALQPLERNIKYIYDLVKNIKKDRQQVVYYIHEYKNIYNIPFYLDRDSPFILQQHSRKPFEPKVADIIKIRLLRGLEKTAFYALSIYEKESLQSLGFQHVYLRPMGVAVDQIPLVEKHRKYEIREKLGLPTDRIIITTYVSTPIYKHGELFDVKGSHLLPHILRYLSTTHKNTLLVVFNLRGDFANYLRKMGATVYPYVSQAEFFQHLAASDLYILPATDLLKYSGINIAVVEAMAMGKPVLSPTLIHLPDLRLLPTVGIAPPYINNINKLNIFLKKLTEIIENINKYKPAEIREVAQKFYSWETFANDFKDTLHKIA, from the coding sequence ATGAATGTCCCTATTGTTTTGAGTATACTATACCACTCATTAGACGACAGTAGAGGAATAGCAGAGGAGCGAACACCGCCCTGGAACTACAGAGCCGCTTGGGCCATCACGAAGTATCTCAAAATTCCCACCATAGCCATCAGGCCCACCGAACTGGAACAACCGGTTGTAAAAATCCTAAACAACGTAGTAGTAGTCCTCCTCCCATACCACCACCTAAATATACCACTTCCGAAAATGGTAAAATCTACAATAGCCGCCCTCCAGCCCTTAGAAAGAAATATAAAATATATCTATGACTTAGTAAAAAACATTAAAAAAGACAGACAACAAGTAGTATACTATATACATGAATATAAAAATATTTATAACATTCCCTTCTATCTAGATAGAGACAGTCCCTTTATACTTCAACAACATTCCCGAAAACCCTTCGAACCCAAGGTAGCCGATATTATAAAGATCAGACTTCTAAGAGGACTGGAAAAAACAGCCTTCTATGCCCTATCTATCTACGAGAAAGAGTCGCTCCAAAGTCTGGGATTCCAGCACGTGTACCTCCGCCCCATGGGAGTAGCCGTCGACCAAATACCCCTTGTTGAAAAACATAGAAAATATGAGATCCGCGAAAAGCTAGGCCTCCCCACCGACCGAATCATAATCACGACCTATGTCTCCACGCCGATATACAAACACGGCGAGCTATTCGACGTCAAGGGCTCCCATCTACTTCCCCACATACTAAGATACCTCTCAACCACGCACAAAAACACACTTCTCGTAGTCTTCAACCTAAGAGGCGACTTCGCGAACTACCTTAGAAAGATGGGAGCTACGGTATACCCCTACGTGTCCCAAGCCGAGTTCTTTCAGCACCTCGCCGCCAGCGATCTCTATATACTGCCAGCCACCGACCTCCTAAAATACTCAGGCATAAACATCGCGGTCGTTGAGGCTATGGCCATGGGCAAGCCGGTCTTGAGCCCCACACTAATCCACCTACCAGATTTAAGACTCCTACCCACAGTAGGCATAGCACCCCCATACATAAACAACATAAATAAACTAAATATATTTCTAAAAAAATTAACTGAAATAATTGAAAATATTAATAAATATAAACCAGCAGAAATAAGAGAAGTAGCCCAAAAGTTCTATTCATGGGAAACCTTCGCCAACGACTTCAAAGACACACTGCACAAAATCGCCTAA
- a CDS encoding glycosyltransferase, producing the protein MHATVNEHWGIAVAEAMARGLTPVVHKSGGRGSTWWRLGGTAWVSYSHEALAALARLLLQRHDVEIHKKIKSLTLGESRRA; encoded by the coding sequence CTGCACGCCACGGTAAATGAGCACTGGGGCATCGCCGTCGCGGAGGCCATGGCCCGCGGGCTAACACCCGTAGTGCACAAGTCGGGAGGGCGTGGATCGACCTGGTGGAGATTGGGAGGTACGGCATGGGTATCTTACAGCCACGAGGCGCTCGCGGCGCTCGCCAGGCTACTTCTACAGAGACACGACGTAGAGATACACAAAAAGATTAAATCACTAACCTTAGGGGAATCGAGAAGGGCCTAG
- a CDS encoding glycosyltransferase — MYKVSIIWLNYNSQKILDVVLKSLESLYSIDYDNYEIIIVDNASTDGSSEAIEQYVNKRRPSGISVRIVRSDVNRGYAGGMNLGWKAIDKDSRIVAFLNNDLVVEPSSLRQLVEFLIGNEDVGAASGLLYYPDGSTIYSAGWATDDILSSIGICHGAKYSDCPSAGKPHPVSYADGAYYVAKVDVIRRLGFDGMPFIDETFLYADDLLLSLKLWNSGYGSYYVPVVAGVHYVSLTTRQSGTIKYYPIRAKFIVHSIVKRPFYHLTYIYYLRVKYSSYLLCKLGIEKYCTMYKATVDGWRVGQKLKAKYGIIDLSNVPRVRLPSIVTLSHVFFPVRSTFMRKRFVSHSDLIMEDRTEGLDSSG; from the coding sequence GTGTATAAAGTCTCTATAATCTGGCTTAACTACAATAGTCAGAAAATACTTGATGTTGTGTTGAAATCTTTAGAATCTTTATATAGTATAGATTATGATAACTACGAAATCATTATTGTTGATAACGCTTCTACAGATGGAAGTTCTGAAGCCATTGAGCAGTATGTGAATAAGCGGAGGCCAAGTGGAATTAGTGTTAGGATTGTTAGGAGTGATGTCAACAGGGGGTATGCCGGGGGGATGAACTTGGGCTGGAAAGCGATCGATAAAGACAGCCGCATCGTCGCTTTTCTAAATAACGACCTAGTGGTAGAGCCTAGTTCTCTGAGACAGCTTGTAGAGTTTCTGATCGGCAACGAAGATGTGGGTGCTGCGAGCGGGTTGCTCTATTACCCTGATGGATCGACTATATACTCAGCTGGTTGGGCTACTGATGATATCTTGTCGTCTATTGGAATATGCCATGGTGCTAAATATTCCGACTGTCCTTCGGCGGGGAAGCCGCACCCCGTGAGCTATGCGGACGGCGCCTACTACGTGGCCAAGGTCGACGTGATAAGGCGTTTGGGGTTTGATGGAATGCCTTTTATTGATGAGACATTTCTCTACGCCGATGACTTACTTCTGAGTCTTAAGTTGTGGAACTCCGGCTATGGTAGTTACTATGTGCCTGTCGTGGCTGGGGTGCATTATGTTTCGCTAACCACACGCCAAAGCGGCACGATTAAGTACTACCCCATAAGGGCGAAGTTCATAGTCCATTCTATCGTCAAGAGACCTTTCTACCATCTCACATATATTTATTATTTAAGAGTGAAGTATAGTTCATATCTTCTTTGTAAACTAGGTATTGAAAAGTACTGTACAATGTATAAAGCTACAGTTGACGGGTGGAGGGTAGGGCAAAAATTGAAGGCGAAATACGGCATTATCGATCTAAGTAATGTGCCGCGGGTAAGGCTACCATCTATAGTGACGCTCAGCCATGTATTCTTTCCCGTTAGGTCGACTTTTATGAGAAAGAGGTTTGTTTCTCATAGCGACTTGATTATGGAAGATCGCACAGAGGGGTTAGATAGTAGCGGCTAG
- the rfbC gene encoding dTDP-4-dehydrorhamnose 3,5-epimerase: MPLVGARRLEIPDVILFEYKIFEDERGFFTELWKRGEYLAAGLPYDFVQVNLSYSRPYVVRGLHYQLKPSEQGKLVTVVRGRVFDVAVDIRRGSPWFGRYVAVELVPGRALWIPPGFAHGFQALEETLLLYLVTKEFDPQRDRCAKWDDPALGIRWPAPEKAILSQKDRNCPPLAEAENNFEYSS; encoded by the coding sequence ATGCCGCTGGTCGGCGCTAGGAGGCTGGAGATACCGGACGTGATCCTCTTCGAGTACAAGATTTTCGAGGACGAGCGGGGGTTCTTCACAGAGCTGTGGAAGCGGGGGGAGTATCTGGCGGCGGGCCTCCCATACGACTTTGTCCAAGTGAATCTATCATATTCAAGGCCCTACGTGGTTAGGGGCCTGCACTACCAGCTTAAGCCTTCTGAGCAGGGTAAGCTGGTCACCGTAGTGAGGGGCCGCGTCTTTGACGTCGCCGTTGACATTAGGAGGGGCTCGCCGTGGTTTGGGAGGTACGTCGCCGTTGAGCTCGTGCCGGGCAGGGCGCTTTGGATTCCGCCTGGCTTCGCCCACGGGTTCCAAGCCCTCGAGGAGACCCTCCTCCTCTACCTAGTGACTAAGGAGTTCGACCCCCAGCGGGATAGATGCGCCAAGTGGGACGACCCGGCCCTCGGGATAAGATGGCCCGCCCCCGAAAAGGCAATACTAAGCCAGAAAGACCGCAACTGCCCGCCCCTCGCTGAGGCGGAGAACAATTTCGAATATTCTAGTTGA